One part of the Sphingobacterium sp. LZ7M1 genome encodes these proteins:
- a CDS encoding response regulator transcription factor, with protein MGDIKILLAEDHLVVRNGIKLLLNSQTNFNVVADVSNGMDALQTLSSDVEVDVVITDLGMNNLDGLQLIQEVTAKYPHIKVIVLTMLDCEQHMFKAFEYGAKGYLVKNVGSDELIFCINHVAQGGKYLCEELAIGFINSGIEKNRNKDLEFDPVALDLTSRELEVLELLGEGLTNLEISKKLFLSKRTVEGHRQNLIDKTKSKNTPALIKYAVLNGLIQ; from the coding sequence ATGGGCGATATTAAGATACTTTTAGCTGAAGATCATTTAGTGGTTAGAAATGGTATTAAGCTGCTTTTGAATTCCCAGACAAATTTTAATGTAGTGGCCGATGTCAGTAACGGCATGGACGCCCTGCAAACATTAAGTTCAGATGTGGAGGTCGATGTTGTCATTACGGATCTCGGCATGAACAATCTTGACGGTTTACAGCTTATCCAAGAAGTTACCGCAAAATACCCACATATTAAGGTCATAGTACTGACTATGCTGGACTGTGAACAGCATATGTTCAAGGCTTTTGAATATGGTGCAAAGGGCTATTTGGTTAAAAATGTGGGTTCGGACGAACTTATTTTCTGTATCAATCACGTGGCTCAGGGCGGGAAGTACCTATGTGAAGAGCTAGCTATTGGATTTATCAATTCAGGTATTGAAAAAAACAGGAACAAAGACCTCGAGTTTGATCCGGTAGCACTTGATCTGACATCCAGGGAATTGGAAGTGTTGGAACTCTTAGGTGAAGGCCTCACAAACCTAGAAATCTCTAAAAAATTGTTCTTATCTAAACGTACCGTTGAAGGACATAGGCAAAACCTAATTGATAAAACAAAATCTAAGAATACACCCGCACTGATTAAATATGCCGTTCTTAACGGCTTGATTCAATAA
- a CDS encoding amino acid permease produces the protein MRNKLFKRKSLELIIKEKGQSESMNKVLGVRDLVSLGIAAIVGAGIFSTIGLASFEGGPAISLLFVFVAFACVFTALSYAQFASTIPVSGSAYTYAYVAFGELFAWIIGWALVLEYAVSNIVVSISWSQYFVTMLEGFGIHIPAWLSMAPQYALEAHQKLVELGPEALTVADKLGLKAYESAPRIGEVPIIFDLPSGVIISLITWLVYRGIKESRRASNIMVMVKIGVILAIIIGGAFFVNPENWVPFAPNGLQGVLGSVAAVFFAFIGFDSISTTAEECKNPQRDLPKAMIITLLICTVLYVGITLVLTGMVNYTELNVKDPLAFVFKYIGVDYLAGIISVTSVIAITSALLVYQLAQPRIWMTMSRDGLLWKKFATIHPKYKTPSFATIVTGFVVAIPSMFFKMDFFVDLTSVGTFFAFILVCAGVLYMDYSGLSKQSKFRVPYINGKYLIGLGFVIAWALIWKFNQEAIHEWQHLDFLYILEHKSLILIFWAVWIVLAIMAFKYNFSLLPVIGILINLYLMTELGTSNWVIFLIWLAIGLVVYFFYGYKHSKLNNPKAEDIA, from the coding sequence ATGAGAAATAAGCTTTTCAAAAGGAAGAGTCTAGAACTGATCATCAAGGAAAAGGGTCAGTCCGAAAGTATGAACAAGGTCCTTGGAGTTCGAGACTTAGTTTCCTTAGGAATTGCTGCCATCGTAGGTGCCGGAATATTCAGCACCATCGGATTGGCTAGTTTTGAGGGTGGCCCTGCCATTTCTCTACTTTTTGTGTTTGTTGCTTTTGCCTGCGTATTTACGGCTCTTTCCTATGCACAATTTGCCAGTACCATTCCAGTTTCGGGTAGTGCCTATACCTATGCTTATGTTGCATTTGGGGAACTATTCGCCTGGATTATTGGTTGGGCATTGGTTTTAGAATATGCAGTTTCCAATATTGTGGTTTCCATATCATGGTCGCAATATTTCGTTACCATGCTGGAAGGATTTGGGATACATATTCCTGCATGGCTTTCTATGGCGCCCCAATATGCCTTGGAAGCTCATCAGAAGTTAGTTGAATTAGGACCGGAAGCCTTGACGGTTGCGGATAAATTGGGTCTGAAGGCCTATGAATCTGCCCCTAGGATTGGTGAAGTACCTATTATTTTTGATCTGCCTTCTGGGGTTATCATCAGCTTGATCACATGGTTGGTATACCGAGGCATTAAAGAGTCTAGAAGAGCCAGTAACATCATGGTCATGGTAAAGATCGGTGTAATCTTGGCTATCATTATTGGTGGCGCCTTTTTCGTCAATCCTGAAAACTGGGTACCCTTTGCTCCAAATGGTCTCCAGGGCGTATTAGGTTCAGTGGCTGCTGTATTCTTTGCATTTATTGGATTTGACTCTATTTCGACCACTGCAGAAGAATGCAAGAATCCCCAACGTGACCTTCCGAAGGCCATGATCATCACCTTATTGATCTGTACAGTACTTTATGTAGGGATAACTTTGGTATTGACAGGGATGGTGAATTACACGGAACTGAACGTAAAAGATCCCTTGGCATTTGTTTTTAAATACATAGGAGTCGATTATTTAGCTGGGATAATCTCAGTCACCTCAGTCATTGCGATTACCAGTGCTCTTTTGGTCTATCAATTAGCTCAACCAAGGATCTGGATGACCATGAGTCGTGATGGCCTGCTTTGGAAAAAATTTGCTACCATCCACCCTAAGTATAAGACCCCCTCCTTTGCGACAATCGTGACAGGTTTCGTGGTTGCTATACCTTCCATGTTCTTCAAGATGGATTTCTTTGTGGATCTAACCTCCGTAGGTACCTTCTTTGCCTTTATTTTAGTCTGTGCGGGTGTACTCTATATGGATTATTCAGGCTTATCAAAGCAATCTAAATTTAGAGTTCCCTATATAAACGGCAAATACCTGATCGGATTAGGTTTTGTGATTGCTTGGGCTTTGATCTGGAAATTTAACCAAGAAGCCATCCATGAATGGCAACACTTGGATTTCTTGTATATCCTAGAGCATAAATCGTTGATTTTGATCTTTTGGGCTGTATGGATTGTACTTGCTATTATGGCTTTTAAATACAATTTCTCCTTGCTACCTGTGATTGGGATCCTGATCAATCTCTATTTGATGACCGAGCTAGGTACGAGCAATTGGGTGATCTTTTTGATCTGGCTAGCAATAGGATTAGTGGTTTATTTCTTTTATGGTTATAAACATTCCAAGCTTAACAACCCTAAAGCTGAAGATATTGCATAA
- a CDS encoding NAD(P)-binding domain-containing protein — protein MTDFKVGIIGAGPSGLAMLRAFESEQKKGNPIPEIKCYEKQDNWGGMWNYTWRTGVGKFGEPLHGSMYKYLWSNGPKECLEFADYTFTEHFGQPISSYPPREVLFDYIQGRIKKSNARDYIKFNTVARWVDYIEDKKQFRVVFDDLQKNETFEEYFDYLVVGTGHFSTPNMPYFKGIDNFPGAVMHAHDFRGADQFIGQKLLLIGSSYSAEDIAVQCFKHGSDSVTISYRTNPIGTKWPEGIKEKPLVTHFDGNTAYFKDGTTEDYDAVILCTGYQHKFPFLPDDLRLKTKNCLYPDNLYKGVVFNENERLIFLGMQDQYYTFNMFDTQAWFARDYMLGRVDFPAKEERDADIKQWMDYEAKTVTGPEHVDFQTDYIKNLISYTDYPAFDLDRVAEMFKSWLNDKEVNILNYRDQVYKSVMDGTSAEPHHTPWMKELDDSLERYLNEVTIDEKELDKVINY, from the coding sequence ATGACAGATTTTAAAGTTGGAATTATTGGAGCTGGCCCTAGTGGTTTAGCTATGTTAAGAGCATTTGAATCAGAACAGAAAAAAGGTAATCCCATCCCAGAAATTAAATGTTATGAAAAACAAGATAATTGGGGCGGCATGTGGAACTATACCTGGCGAACGGGTGTAGGGAAATTTGGCGAACCATTACATGGAAGCATGTATAAATACTTATGGTCCAACGGGCCAAAAGAATGTCTAGAATTTGCAGACTATACTTTTACGGAGCATTTTGGGCAGCCTATTTCGTCCTATCCTCCACGTGAAGTGCTTTTTGACTACATTCAAGGCAGAATTAAGAAAAGTAACGCAAGAGATTATATTAAATTCAATACGGTAGCTCGCTGGGTTGACTATATCGAAGATAAAAAACAATTTAGGGTCGTATTTGATGACCTACAAAAGAATGAGACATTCGAGGAGTACTTCGATTATCTTGTAGTAGGTACAGGTCATTTCTCAACACCTAATATGCCTTATTTCAAAGGTATTGATAACTTTCCAGGTGCCGTGATGCATGCGCATGACTTCCGTGGTGCGGATCAATTTATTGGACAAAAGTTGTTGTTGATCGGAAGTAGTTATTCTGCTGAGGATATTGCGGTTCAATGTTTCAAACATGGCAGTGACTCGGTGACCATTTCCTATAGGACAAACCCAATTGGCACGAAATGGCCAGAAGGAATCAAGGAAAAACCGTTGGTAACTCACTTTGATGGCAATACTGCTTATTTCAAAGATGGAACAACTGAAGATTATGACGCCGTGATCCTTTGTACAGGATATCAGCACAAGTTCCCTTTCCTACCGGATGATTTGCGTTTAAAGACGAAGAACTGTCTGTATCCAGACAATTTATATAAAGGTGTAGTATTCAATGAAAATGAGCGACTTATATTCTTAGGAATGCAAGACCAATACTATACATTCAACATGTTTGATACTCAGGCATGGTTTGCAAGGGATTATATGTTGGGGCGAGTTGATTTCCCAGCTAAAGAGGAAAGAGATGCCGACATTAAACAGTGGATGGATTACGAGGCTAAAACCGTAACTGGTCCTGAGCATGTAGATTTCCAGACAGATTACATCAAGAATTTGATCAGTTATACGGATTATCCTGCATTCGATTTAGATCGTGTGGCAGAGATGTTTAAAAGCTGGTTAAACGACAAGGAGGTCAATATCCTGAACTACAGGGATCAGGTTTACAAGTCGGTCATGGATGGCACAAGCGCTGAACCTCACCATACACCTTGGATGAAAGAATTGGATGATAGCTTAGAGCGTTATCTAAATGAAGTAACCATCGATGAAAAAGAATTAGATAAGGTTATAAATTACTAA
- a CDS encoding DUF808 domain-containing protein: MASGIFAVLDDIAALMDDVAVASKIATRKTAGILGDDLAVNAEKATGFLASRELPVLWAITKGSFVNKLIIVPVALLLNAFLPVVIKYILLIGGAYLAYEGAEKVIHYLFHRKKEGQEVIQEQALEGEAAESAKVKSAVTTDFILSVEIVIIALGTVLEESLAIQILTVSVVAILATVGVYGIVALIVRMDDAGHSLIKKSNDKGIAAKLGHLLVKLLPIVIKALGVIGTIALLLVAGGIFVHNIDYFHHFLPQVPSIVKEFGMGLVVGFIVLGIVLLVKKIFGIGKDKH; the protein is encoded by the coding sequence ATGGCATCAGGAATATTCGCGGTTTTGGATGATATCGCCGCTCTTATGGACGACGTAGCAGTTGCAAGTAAAATCGCAACTCGGAAAACCGCAGGTATTTTAGGAGATGATTTGGCCGTGAATGCCGAAAAAGCAACCGGATTTTTAGCATCTCGGGAGCTTCCGGTCCTCTGGGCAATTACGAAAGGCTCCTTTGTCAATAAGCTGATTATCGTGCCTGTCGCCTTATTGCTCAATGCTTTCCTTCCCGTAGTGATAAAATATATTTTATTGATTGGTGGTGCTTATTTAGCTTATGAAGGAGCGGAAAAAGTTATACATTATCTTTTTCACCGGAAGAAAGAAGGGCAGGAGGTCATTCAGGAACAAGCTTTGGAAGGAGAAGCAGCAGAGTCTGCAAAGGTTAAATCCGCAGTCACTACCGATTTTATCTTATCCGTGGAGATCGTAATCATAGCATTAGGAACTGTACTTGAAGAAAGCCTTGCCATTCAGATCCTAACGGTTTCTGTGGTTGCTATCCTTGCTACGGTGGGTGTATATGGTATAGTCGCCCTGATTGTGAGAATGGATGATGCCGGACATAGCCTGATCAAGAAATCGAACGATAAGGGAATAGCTGCTAAATTAGGACACCTCCTGGTAAAACTTTTACCGATTGTGATCAAGGCCTTAGGGGTAATCGGAACGATAGCTCTATTATTGGTTGCAGGGGGTATTTTTGTGCATAATATCGATTATTTCCACCATTTCCTTCCACAGGTTCCTTCAATCGTGAAAGAATTTGGAATGGGTCTTGTAGTAGGTTTTATTGTACTGGGAATTGTTCTCCTGGTCAAGAAGATCTTTGGGATAGGAAAGGATAAGCATTAA
- a CDS encoding ATP-binding protein, with the protein MLTTRKDSFHNSVNKKRYTLLQEDCKSDFLCFDVFFKEGPFAILVLDKNFHVIRVNGRFDYIFGLKGKELISRDIFEFLNSEDAYRLKGIFENRDESRKPLLVNLRFKKNKSSFLNIETFIKKYINQFQDPHYCMLLFDKKFYPHHHWVELKKEVFQAIVDTQEQERYRIGTQLHDSVAQTLYAIKLNLQHLEKDNVGSKNEMQNIKLMLNDAIAQIRNISIDLVPAVLHDFGLKAAIQFMVNRIDMSDFKITTVITKKVEELEQEVKLVIYRIVQELLNNCLKHSNANKVAVKVGMNENKIQIMVKDNGVGFSEELANNMKKGIGLRSIKNRIDLYQGEIEILELKKGTAVDITLNVF; encoded by the coding sequence ATGCTAACTACAAGAAAAGATTCATTTCACAATTCTGTTAACAAAAAAAGATATACACTCCTGCAAGAAGATTGTAAAAGTGATTTTTTATGCTTTGATGTCTTCTTTAAGGAAGGGCCCTTTGCAATTCTTGTTTTAGACAAGAACTTTCATGTTATACGTGTTAATGGGCGATTTGATTACATATTTGGGTTAAAAGGAAAGGAGTTAATATCTAGAGATATTTTTGAGTTTTTGAACTCAGAAGATGCATATAGATTAAAGGGGATTTTTGAAAATAGAGACGAGTCCAGAAAACCATTGTTGGTCAATTTGCGATTTAAGAAAAACAAAAGTTCCTTCCTAAATATTGAAACCTTTATTAAAAAATATATCAATCAATTTCAGGATCCGCATTATTGCATGCTCCTTTTTGATAAGAAATTTTATCCCCACCATCATTGGGTGGAACTGAAAAAAGAAGTGTTTCAGGCCATTGTTGATACCCAAGAACAAGAAAGATATAGGATAGGAACCCAATTACATGATAGTGTCGCCCAAACCCTATATGCCATAAAATTAAACCTTCAGCACCTTGAAAAGGATAATGTCGGTAGTAAAAATGAAATGCAGAACATTAAACTGATGTTGAACGATGCTATTGCGCAAATACGGAATATCTCAATCGACTTGGTTCCTGCTGTTCTCCATGATTTTGGACTCAAGGCCGCAATCCAGTTTATGGTTAACCGAATTGATATGTCGGATTTCAAAATTACCACTGTCATTACCAAGAAAGTTGAAGAGTTAGAACAAGAAGTTAAGTTAGTAATCTACAGAATCGTCCAAGAACTATTGAATAATTGCCTGAAACATTCCAATGCAAATAAAGTCGCAGTAAAAGTAGGAATGAATGAAAACAAAATTCAAATTATGGTAAAGGACAATGGTGTGGGCTTTTCTGAGGAATTAGCAAATAACATGAAAAAAGGAATTGGTTTGAGAAGTATTAAAAATAGAATTGATTTATATCAAGGTGAAATAGAAATTTTGGAATTAAAAAAAGGAACCGCAGTGGACATAACTTTAAACGTATTTTAA
- a CDS encoding Ku protein: MKAIWTGAIGFGLVNIPIKIFSATQSSSLDLDMLDRKDHANIKYKRVNEDTGKEVSWDNIVKGYLLKDKYVVLEDADFEEAMPEKNKMINLQTFVKLQEIDSIYFDTPYYLEPQKSGEKAYQLLLQALEKSKMAGLGTFVMRSVENLAIIKPYKNILLLNKLRFEEEIRDTEELKTTSSKISKQEMDMALQLIKMNSKEFDISAFKNEYSKELMKIINQKSKGKRATIRKINVENTKATDLLEKLKASLA, translated from the coding sequence ATGAAAGCTATTTGGACAGGAGCCATTGGGTTTGGATTAGTAAATATCCCTATCAAGATTTTTTCAGCCACGCAAAGCAGCAGTCTTGATTTAGATATGTTAGACCGCAAAGATCACGCAAATATCAAATACAAGAGGGTGAATGAAGATACGGGTAAGGAAGTAAGTTGGGACAATATCGTAAAGGGGTATTTATTGAAGGATAAATATGTGGTTTTGGAAGATGCCGACTTTGAGGAAGCTATGCCCGAAAAGAACAAAATGATCAATTTGCAAACCTTCGTCAAACTGCAAGAAATCGACAGTATATATTTTGACACTCCATACTATTTGGAGCCTCAAAAATCAGGGGAAAAAGCTTATCAATTATTATTACAGGCTTTGGAAAAAAGTAAAATGGCAGGTTTAGGGACCTTTGTTATGCGAAGTGTAGAAAACCTAGCGATCATTAAACCATACAAGAACATTCTCTTACTCAACAAACTCCGGTTTGAGGAAGAAATTAGGGATACGGAAGAGTTAAAAACAACTTCCAGTAAAATCTCTAAACAGGAGATGGATATGGCTCTTCAGCTCATCAAAATGAATAGTAAGGAATTTGATATCTCCGCTTTCAAAAATGAATATTCCAAAGAATTAATGAAAATCATCAATCAGAAGAGCAAAGGCAAACGCGCTACCATCCGAAAGATCAATGTGGAAAATACCAAAGCTACCGACCTATTGGAAAAATTAAAGGCCAGTTTGGCTTAA
- a CDS encoding Dyp-type peroxidase has product MASISQNITDYPNNNTIFSVWKFKDGTDYKAVFERLCALVSNLNHSFVVRTPNGRTSCIMGIGYEAWNKLGMPTPLPKELKTFEKIVGGKHTAVSTEGDLHFHLRAENAGICYEMAKDIYDIINPVADNLVEVHGFRYWDGRSILGFVDGTENPIGDERAQFALVGEEDPQYQGGSYQFVQKYIHNLKAWEELSTSEQEKVFGRYKLSDVEMTDEVKPKNAHSALTSITDENGNDLKIVRDNLPFSNPSKGEFGTYFISYASKFSTTKKMLENMFLGDPVGNYDRILDFSTAETGTLFFVPTQEILDNYSATT; this is encoded by the coding sequence ATGGCATCAATATCTCAAAACATTACGGATTACCCCAATAACAACACCATTTTTTCAGTTTGGAAATTTAAGGATGGAACAGATTATAAGGCTGTCTTTGAAAGGCTTTGTGCACTGGTTTCCAATTTGAACCATTCATTTGTGGTTCGTACGCCAAATGGCAGGACCAGTTGTATTATGGGGATCGGTTATGAGGCTTGGAATAAATTAGGTATGCCTACTCCCCTTCCCAAGGAACTGAAGACTTTTGAAAAGATTGTTGGAGGAAAACATACTGCCGTATCTACGGAGGGAGATTTACATTTTCATCTACGCGCTGAGAATGCTGGCATCTGTTATGAGATGGCGAAGGATATCTACGATATCATCAATCCTGTTGCCGACAATTTGGTGGAGGTCCATGGTTTTAGGTATTGGGATGGCCGTTCCATCCTTGGCTTTGTCGATGGAACAGAAAATCCGATTGGGGATGAACGAGCTCAATTTGCATTGGTTGGCGAAGAAGATCCTCAATATCAAGGTGGGAGTTATCAGTTTGTACAGAAATACATCCACAATCTTAAGGCATGGGAAGAACTGTCTACCAGCGAGCAAGAGAAGGTATTTGGTCGGTACAAATTGTCGGATGTGGAGATGACGGATGAAGTCAAGCCAAAGAATGCCCATAGTGCATTGACCAGTATTACAGATGAGAATGGGAATGACCTAAAGATTGTGCGGGATAACCTTCCTTTTTCAAATCCTTCAAAAGGTGAATTCGGCACGTATTTTATTTCCTACGCCAGTAAATTCTCGACAACGAAAAAGATGTTGGAGAATATGTTCTTGGGGGATCCTGTAGGAAATTATGATAGGATATTGGATTTCAGTACTGCGGAAACAGGTACACTTTTCTTTGTACCTACGCAGGAAATACTAGATAATTACTCGGCCACAACATAA
- the ligD gene encoding DNA ligase D has product MSNLDQYNKKRDFTKTAEPQAKKEKIKSAGQHFVVQRHHASRLHYDFRLEIDGALKSWAVPKGPSLNPKDKRLAVQVEDHPLSYGSFEGHIPKGNYGAGTVSIFDEGTYVPLEAASDKDFLKQWKNGNIKFTLKGKILKGDFALVRMNGADSDNWLLIKHKDEFSSDKPFDAEKLVSDSVKAEGKDFKKKSTKANSGTVKKKSQSIEDKQLKPMLAKLSQSIPDSHDWLFEKKFDGFRSLYYALDSIKKLISRNGNLLNKKFPSILNDLENLSRPCVLDGEIVIENKQGISQFQYLQSGEPIQNNLQLYFYVFDILYLDDVDLKSYALTERKEILRLLISKYKFQHIKLVEEIIPEHQDLLAYVREQKWEGIIAKLKDSTYDMGQRSGKWLKIKIRNSQEAIICGFTKPEGSRSYFGALVLGIKSGGQFKYIGNCGTGFNEELLKSLSTLFKPLQTQTKPFSEAEKIAKEKDVTWLRPQLVCDVYFSEWTLDEHLRHPVFKGIRDDKSAEETTKEEHANEVSGKETRIMDKELKFGKKTIKLTNLDKLYWPTEKISKGDLLDYYEKMGDYILPYLKDKPISMNRFPNGIDKQSFFQKDVDPDKIPAWLKTTEVFSESTSKTIDYLLCNDLPSLLYIVNLGSIEINPWLSTYKKPEKPQYAVLDLDPNGADWADTIDVALSCKEILDRGNIPGFIKTSGSSGLHIFMNVAGKYDYQVVRDFVQFIAELVHQMHPETTSLVRDPKKRKGLIYLDYLQNKEGQTIVAPYSVRPKPNATVSTPVLWEEVNYDLSIQDFHIFNVYGRASSIEDPWKDLNGSKVDIKKALSKF; this is encoded by the coding sequence ATGTCGAACCTTGATCAATATAATAAAAAACGTGATTTCACCAAGACAGCCGAACCCCAGGCAAAAAAGGAAAAAATCAAATCTGCAGGCCAGCATTTTGTCGTTCAGAGGCACCATGCCAGTAGGCTACATTATGACTTCAGACTAGAAATCGATGGCGCACTGAAGAGTTGGGCCGTGCCAAAAGGACCTTCCCTAAATCCTAAGGACAAACGATTGGCTGTTCAGGTCGAAGATCATCCATTAAGCTATGGCTCTTTTGAAGGCCATATTCCCAAGGGAAATTATGGCGCCGGTACAGTTAGTATCTTTGATGAAGGAACTTATGTCCCCTTGGAAGCAGCGTCGGATAAGGATTTCCTAAAGCAATGGAAAAATGGAAACATCAAGTTTACCTTGAAAGGGAAAATCCTGAAAGGTGATTTTGCTCTCGTCAGAATGAATGGAGCAGATTCCGACAATTGGCTTTTGATCAAACATAAAGATGAATTCTCTTCGGATAAACCCTTTGACGCGGAAAAGTTGGTCAGTGATTCCGTTAAGGCTGAAGGGAAAGACTTTAAGAAAAAATCAACCAAAGCTAATTCTGGAACTGTAAAAAAAAAGTCCCAAAGTATCGAGGATAAACAGCTGAAACCCATGCTCGCAAAATTAAGCCAATCCATTCCTGATTCCCACGACTGGCTATTTGAGAAGAAATTTGACGGTTTTCGCTCGCTTTATTATGCTTTGGACAGCATAAAGAAATTAATCTCAAGAAATGGAAATCTCCTGAACAAGAAATTCCCCAGTATTCTCAACGATCTCGAAAACCTAAGCAGACCTTGCGTCCTTGATGGTGAGATCGTGATTGAAAATAAACAGGGAATATCCCAATTTCAATACCTTCAGTCTGGAGAACCTATACAAAATAACCTTCAACTCTATTTTTATGTCTTTGATATCCTGTATCTGGATGATGTAGACCTGAAATCTTATGCTTTAACAGAAAGGAAAGAAATACTAAGGCTTCTGATTTCCAAATATAAATTCCAACATATTAAATTGGTTGAGGAAATAATCCCCGAACATCAAGACCTCTTAGCCTATGTTAGGGAGCAAAAATGGGAAGGGATTATTGCTAAGCTTAAGGATAGCACCTATGATATGGGCCAGAGGAGTGGGAAATGGCTTAAGATAAAAATACGAAATTCCCAGGAAGCCATTATCTGCGGATTCACTAAACCTGAAGGTTCTCGGTCTTATTTTGGTGCATTAGTTTTAGGGATCAAGTCTGGAGGTCAATTCAAATATATCGGCAATTGTGGTACTGGGTTTAATGAGGAACTGTTAAAATCGCTTTCTACTTTATTTAAGCCCTTACAGACCCAGACCAAACCCTTTTCAGAGGCTGAAAAAATAGCCAAAGAGAAAGATGTCACTTGGTTAAGGCCTCAATTGGTTTGCGATGTTTATTTTTCGGAATGGACCTTGGACGAACATCTGCGTCATCCGGTTTTCAAAGGTATCCGAGATGATAAGTCCGCCGAAGAAACTACCAAGGAAGAACATGCAAACGAAGTGTCAGGAAAGGAAACTAGGATCATGGATAAAGAACTTAAATTTGGAAAAAAAACGATCAAATTGACCAATCTAGATAAACTCTATTGGCCGACAGAAAAAATCAGCAAAGGAGATCTTTTAGATTATTATGAAAAGATGGGTGATTATATATTACCATATCTGAAGGATAAACCTATTTCCATGAATAGGTTCCCCAATGGAATCGATAAACAGAGCTTCTTCCAAAAAGACGTTGATCCTGATAAAATCCCTGCTTGGCTCAAGACGACCGAAGTATTTTCTGAAAGTACATCCAAAACCATTGACTATCTTTTATGCAATGATCTGCCAAGCTTACTCTATATCGTGAACCTCGGATCTATCGAAATAAATCCATGGCTTTCTACCTACAAAAAGCCTGAAAAACCGCAATATGCTGTTTTGGATTTAGATCCAAATGGCGCAGATTGGGCAGATACCATCGATGTAGCCCTAAGCTGCAAGGAAATTTTGGACAGAGGAAATATTCCTGGTTTTATAAAGACTTCTGGCTCCAGTGGATTACATATCTTTATGAATGTTGCAGGTAAGTATGACTACCAAGTCGTCAGGGATTTTGTCCAATTTATTGCTGAATTGGTCCATCAAATGCATCCTGAAACGACCAGCTTGGTTCGGGATCCTAAAAAAAGAAAAGGCTTAATCTATCTGGATTATCTCCAAAATAAAGAAGGACAGACTATAGTAGCACCTTATTCCGTTCGTCCCAAGCCTAATGCTACAGTCAGTACACCCGTTCTTTGGGAAGAAGTGAATTATGACCTTTCTATTCAAGACTTCCATATTTTTAATGTCTATGGTCGAGCCAGCAGCATTGAGGATCCCTGGAAAGACCTCAATGGCAGTAAAGTCGATATAAAAAAGGCCCTGTCTAAATTTTAA
- a CDS encoding RNA polymerase sigma factor — translation MKNLINDVIVQNSPILNRLANNFTTDQNEKDELVQETFIRSLKSIEKFINHPKIVAWLYVIMKNIYLNKYRRLNLYRTAEKELTYTGENRSSKNNAESRFVLGDIEKSIKSLSAENYEIISMYLEGFKYYEIAETMDIKEGTIKTRIHTIRRILRKKLNVYTNN, via the coding sequence ATGAAAAATCTAATTAATGATGTGATTGTGCAGAATTCACCAATTTTAAATCGGTTGGCAAATAACTTCACTACAGATCAAAACGAAAAGGACGAGCTGGTTCAAGAAACTTTTATCCGCTCCCTGAAATCAATTGAAAAATTCATCAATCACCCTAAAATAGTTGCTTGGTTGTACGTGATCATGAAAAATATCTATTTGAATAAATATAGACGCCTTAATTTATACAGAACCGCAGAAAAAGAACTCACCTATACTGGGGAAAATCGAAGTTCGAAAAACAATGCTGAATCAAGGTTTGTTTTAGGCGATATCGAAAAGTCAATCAAGTCTTTATCAGCGGAAAATTATGAGATAATAAGTATGTACCTAGAAGGATTTAAATACTATGAAATCGCGGAGACAATGGATATTAAAGAAGGAACAATAAAAACGAGGATACATACCATCCGGAGGATCTTAAGGAAAAAACTAAATGTGTATACTAATAACTAG
- a CDS encoding GNAT family N-acetyltransferase: protein MDLERIIELLSDDMLGNMREAYRHPLPAEYITAFNKINEDKNQELLVMETEDGKIIGCLQLTFIQYLTYRGGIRAQIEGVRIDKAERSKGYGEKMIRYAIRRAKEKSAHVLQLTVDKVRPDALKFYEKLGFRASHEGMKLHL from the coding sequence ATGGACTTAGAAAGAATCATAGAATTACTTTCGGACGATATGTTAGGGAACATGCGCGAGGCTTATCGGCATCCACTTCCTGCGGAGTACATTACTGCCTTCAATAAGATCAATGAGGACAAAAACCAAGAGCTTTTGGTAATGGAAACTGAGGATGGCAAAATTATTGGCTGTTTGCAATTGACATTTATCCAATACCTGACCTATCGTGGAGGAATCAGGGCCCAGATCGAAGGGGTTAGGATTGATAAAGCAGAGCGGTCTAAAGGTTATGGCGAAAAGATGATCCGATATGCGATCCGAAGAGCAAAAGAAAAAAGTGCCCATGTCCTTCAACTCACCGTAGATAAAGTAAGACCAGATGCCTTGAAATTTTATGAGAAGCTGGGTTTTAGGGCAAGTCACGAAGGGATGAAACTACATCTCTAA